From Ischnura elegans chromosome 13 unlocalized genomic scaffold, ioIscEleg1.1 SUPER_13_unloc_1, whole genome shotgun sequence, a single genomic window includes:
- the LOC124172341 gene encoding uncharacterized protein LOC124172341 encodes MAATGLLVISDSQWKYAVPEVQEFGEFDVSVIPVSGMQVHQVDSTMLLATEFFNDTVVHLGTNNLICGETPERVVEHQQELLTRIRLRNPKVRLFLSSVLKRRVNYFKSWTLQRNLYIEEMNLKIDKLNMLMKQLALRMNVVFIDNWR; translated from the exons ATGGCTGCAACTGGATTACTTGTAATTAGTGATTCCCAGTGGAAGTATGCCGTTCCTGAAGTACAGGAGTTTGGTGAATTTGATGTCAGTGTGATACCCGTATCTGGGATGCAAGTTCACCAGGTGGATTCAACAATGTTGTTggccacagaattttttaatgacacgGTTGTCCATTTGGGCACCAATAATTTGATATGTG GTGAGACACCGGAGAGAGTAGTAGAGCACCAGCAGGAACTGTTGACGAGGATTCGCCTGAGGAATCCAAAGGTGCGACTTTTCCTCTCTAGTGTGTTGAAGAGGAGGGTGAATTACTTCAAATCGTGGACGTTACAGCGAAACCTGTATATAGAGGAGATGAATTTGAAGATTGACAAATTAAACATGCTTATGAAGCAACTGGCTTTGAG GATGAATGTGGTCTTCATAGACAACTGGCGGTAG
- the LOC124172251 gene encoding uncharacterized protein LOC124172251 translates to MANYVGASNTEEFVEERLLNGLFTGSLLQHKELLDSLKDVDAMVIKQSTLLHVGVRFGKADWVEELLARGADPGLKDESQLNALSSAEVMVREFPEDLDRSQVLKLVRLVHRRDQVLRRHLELSYSRGTAHTTSVTGQDRDIAYLKSSMDALRQEMKSLVCQLTSSLEELKGRACGRDALSCIEEAVLSTAEEVMSMKFGPGGRSVVSKLSSDLAKARQECVDAMMCKTEIVYGDGVEFMRRLYERLYDEDECTACVLKYLSGDDRVKVLVDCEFIRIGRMKDKVVDLGGTQRKGNDWYSFCDLGTDTVYLGAKICSGYSEKEEGAKLARALSLLSLKLDFGNGGRPYGQDAEQECEWMRALLEVEEESKRGRELHRWIIYALNQKTQFARVCHLAAAVPGIITFHGSTAGRAILQEQARLLFSVYAKYVVPALLVKARR, encoded by the exons ATGGCAAACTACGTTGGTGCTAGCAACACTGAGGAGTTTGTCGAGGAGAGGCTCTTGAATGGATTGTTCACTGGTTCATTACTCCAGCATAAAGAGCTGCTGGACAGTCTGAAAGACGTGGATGCCATGGTAATAAAGCAGAGTACTCTTTTGCATGTTGGAGTGAGATTTGGTAAGGCTGATTGGGTGGAGGAGTTATTGGCAAGAGGGGCGGACCCAGGCCTAAAGGATGAGAGTCAATTGAATGCACTATCTTCAGCAGAGGTGATGGTTCGAGAGTTTCCCGAGGACCTTGACCGATCGCAAGTTCTTAAGTTGGTGAGATTGGTACACCGGAGAGACCAGGTGCTGAGGCGTCACCTTGAATTATCTTACAGTAGGGGTACTGCCCACACAACATCCGTGACTGGGCAAGATCGGGATATTGCATATCTGAAGTCCTCTATGGACGCCTTGCGGCAAGAGATGAAGTCTCTTGTGTGTCAGCTGACCTCCTCCTTGGAGGAACTCAAGGGGCGGGCATGTGGACGTGATGCACTGAGTTGTATAGAAGAGGCAGTGCTCTCAACTGCAGAGGAGGTGATGTCAATGAAGTTTGGCCCAGGAGGGAGGTCTGTGGTGAGTAAGCTTTCGTCTGATCTGGCCAAAGCTAGGCAGGAATGCGTGGATGCCATGATGTGCAAGACTGAGATAGTGTACGGCGATGGAGTAGAGTTTATGCGTAGGttgtatgagagactgtatgatgaAGACGAGTGCACTGCTTGTGTATTGAAGTATCTGAGTGGGGATGACAGGGTGAAGGTTTTGGTGGACTGTGAGTTTATTCGCATCGGAAGGATGAAGGATAAGGTTGTGGACTTGGGTGGGACTCAGAGGAAAGGGAATGATTGGTATTCGTTTTGTGATTTGGGGACTGATACTGTTTATTTAGGTGCGAAGATTTGTTCGGGATACAGTGAGAAGGAGGAAGGCGCCAAGTTAGCTCGGGCCTTATCCCTGTTATCTCTGAAGTTGGATTTTGGCAACGGGGGGAGGCCATATGGGCAGGATGCAGAACAGGAGTGTGAGTGGATGAGGGCTCTattggaggtggaggaggagagtAAGAGGGGAAGGGAATTACATCGGTGGATCATTTATGCATTGAATCAGAAGACGCAGTTTGCGAGGGTATGTCACCTTGCAGCCGCAGTACCTGGGATTATCACATTTCATGGATCAACGGCAGGAAGAGCTATTCTGCAGGAACAGGCCCGTCTCCTCTTCTCAGTCTACGCTAAGTATGTGGTACCAGCGCTGCTAGTTAAGGCAAGA AGATGA
- the LOC124172158 gene encoding uncharacterized protein K02A2.6-like: MKVGLKPTSLILESFNGHKVKPLGVIDLKCRVLKSGKDYVLNFVVVEGNDSKTKPLLGLCGCVELELIHRKWVNIVKCCGRDKFVNDNKDLFSGVGCFPETCSIVLNENSVPVANPPRRVPLALRERLKDKLEKLERDNIIKKVENPQGWVSNLVVIEKGDKTMRLCLDPHDLNKCIKRSYFQIPTLEDISSKLQNKSVFTVLDLKDGFYQVKLDKNASELCTFSSPFGCYQFKRLPFGLKNAPELFQRLNEKNFGDIPGVIVYFDDMLLAAKDEKEHDVILSKVVSRARLLNIKFNAEKIQFKVREVKYLGHIFCKNGMKLDPTRIKAILSIESPRNKLELKRVLGLFGYMRKFIPNMAAITAPLRELLKEMSIWCWLPVHEKVLNDLKSIVTKAPILSNDVKDKPLAIQCDASKDGLGCCLLSENRPVSFASCALTETQKSYSQIEKEFLSVIFATSKFHYYIYGRPVVIYTDHKPLVSIMKMNIAKIGSPRLKRMRIKLLKYDLDVRYLPGKLMYIADPLSRSYCKDDVHEEPCLAELIHVVGVSDQLQMSEKRKMECKAETAVDVSLKRVMNFCEVGWPRRQDLDGELSQYYKIRTNIHEDNGLLFFDNKLIVPTKLRRYMLELLHQGHMGIEKTKARARQVLYWPNINRDIAQYVKQCSVCEKFRSANIKEPMIGHEIPEFPFEKIGMDLMNFAGKTYLVVIDYFSNWIELLLLGSCTADTIVRNLKPLFATHGIPRVITCDNMPFNSIFFRKFANDWGIGLRTSSPLYPKSNGLAERGVQICKMMLRKCNESGDDVHLSLLEYRNTPLSGLGTSPAQLLMSRRLRSKLPVRSKLLKPLIQKDVGNKLRSNQLKNKQYYDRGAVTRQHFQPGDNIVIKNKRVWLPGVGVAKDRTPRSYIIKNHEDRFLRRNSFHLRQSITPIKTNGNNVINSDYKTRSGRIVRKPKRYCD; this comes from the exons ATGAAGGTGGGATTGAAACCCACGTCATTAATATTAGAATCATTTAATGGTCATAAAGTGAAGCCACTTGGAGTGATAGACTTGAAGTGTAGGGTATTGAAGAGTGGAAAAGATTATGTACTAAATTTTGTGGTTGTTGAAGGCAATGACTCTAAAACCAAGCCATTATTGGGCTTATGTGGCTGCGTTGAACTAGAATTAATTCACCGAAAATGGGTGAATATTGTAAAATGTTGTGGAAGGGATAAGTTTGTTAATGATAATAAGGATTTGTTCTCAGGTGTAGGATGTTTCCCTGAAACTTGTTCCATTGTGTTAAATGAGAATTCAGTCCCTGTTGCTAATCCACCTAGGAGAGTGCCATTGGCATTAAGGGAAAGACTAAAAGATAAGCTGGAAAAGCTTGAACGtgataatataattaagaaaGTAGAAAATCCACAGGGATGGGTGAGCAATTTAGTGGTAATTGAGAAGGGTGATAAAACAATGCGATTGTGTTTGGATCCCCACGATCTTAATAAGTGCATAAAGCGGAGCTATTTCCAAATTCCTACTCTTGAAGATATAAGTtcaaagttacaaaataaatcagTATTTACAGTACTTGATCTAAAAGATGGTTTCTATCAAGTTAAATTAGATAAAAATGCATCTGAACTCTGCACTTTTAGCTCACCATTTGGTTGCTATCAGTTTAAAAGGCTTCCATTTGGCTTGAAAAATGCCCCAGAACTTTTTCAAAGGCTGAATGAAAAGAACTTTGGTGatattccaggagtaatagttTATTTTGATGACATGCTATTAGCAGCTAAAGATGAAAAAGAGCATGATGTAATATTGTCCAAAGTAGTAAGTCGGGCAAGGTTATTGAATATTAAGTTTAATGCagagaaaattcaatttaaagtaaGGGAAGTAAAGTATCTAGGTCACATTTTTTGTAAGAATGGTATGAAATTGGATCCAACTAGGATTAAAGCAATCTTGAGTATTGAATCGCCAAGGAATAAGTTAGAGCTTAAAAGAGTTTTGGGATTATTTGGTTATATGAGAAAATTTATCCCTAACATGGCAGCAATAACAGCTCCCCTAAGAGAGTTATTAAAAGAGATGAGTATTTGGTGTTGGCTGCCAGTTCATGAAAAAGTATTGAATGATTTAAAATCGATTGTTACAAAAGCACCAATCTTAAGTAATGATGTTAAAGATAAGCCACTGGCAATACAATGTGATGCCTCTAAAGATGGGCTAGGGTGTTGCCTCCTAAGTGAAAATCGACCAGTTAGTTTTGCTTCCTGTGCTCTCACTGAAACTCAAAAATCATACTCACAGATAGAAAAGGAATTTCTGAGTGTCATTTTTGCCACATCAAAATTTCACTATTATATATATGGTAGACCAGTTGTAATATACACTGATCATAAACCCTTGGtttcaataatgaaaatgaacATAGCTAAAATTGGGTCACCTCGACTTAAacgaatgagaataaaattattgaaatatgacTTGGATGTAAGGTATTTACCAGGCAAGTTAATGTACATAGCGGACCCTCTGTCAAGGTCATATTGTAAAGACGATGTCCATGAAGAACCTTGTTTAGCGGAGTTAATACATGTAGTTGGTGTAAGTGATCAATTGCAAATGAGTGAAAAAAGAAAGATGGAATGTAAAGCAGAAACTGCAGTGGATGTGAGCTTAAAAAGGGTTATGAATTTCTGTGAAGTTGGTTGGCccag aAGGCAAGATCTTGATGGTGAACTAAGCCAATATTATAAGATTAGAACTAACATTCATGAGGATAATGGATTATTgttctttgataacaagttaatAGTGCCAACTAAATTAAGACGATACATGCTGGAATTACTTCATCAGGGTCATATGGGAATCGAAAAAACCAAAGCTAGGGCTAGACAAGTGTTGTACTGGCCTAACATTAACAGAGACATAGCACAATATGTGAAACAGTGTAGTGTCTGTGAAAAGTTTAGATCTGCAAATATAAAAGAGCCAATGATTGGTCATGAAATACCAGAATTTCCTTTTGAAAAGATTGGTATGGATTTAATGAATTTTGCTGGGAAGACTTATCTAGttgtaattgattatttttcaaactggATTGAATTATTGTTGCTAGGATCATGTACAGCAGATACAATTGTAAGAAATTTGAAACCACTTTTTGCAACCCATGGTATTCCAAGAGTAATTACTTGTGACAATATGccttttaattcaattttcttcaGAAAGTTTGCAAATGATTGGGGAATAGGGTTAAGAACAAGCTCGCCACTTTACCCTAAATCAAATGGACTAGCTGAAAGAGGAGTTCAAATCTGTAAGATGATGctaagaaaatgtaatgaaagtgGAGATGATGTTCATCTCTCACTGTTGGAATATAGAAACACTCCTCTCTCTGGCCTAGGTACATCACCAGCTCAGTTACTTATGAGTCGAAGACTAAGGTCCAAATTGCCTGTTAGAAGCAAATTGTTAAAGCCACTGATTCAGAAAGATGTAGGTAATAAACTGAGGTCCAACCAGCTCAAAAATAAGCAATATTATGACAGAGGTGCGGTAACCAGGCAACACTTTCAGCCAGGTGataatattgtaattaaaaataagagagtCTGGCTACCTGGTGTGGGAGTGGCCAAAGATAGAACACCAAGGTCttacataataaaaaatcatGAGGATCGGTTCTTGCGAAGGAATTCATTCCATTTGAGACAATCTATAACCCCTATAAAAACAAATGGTAACAATGTAATTAATAGTGACTACAAAACTAGATCAGGCAGGATTGTGAGAAAACCTAAGAGGTACTGTGATTAA